In Anopheles arabiensis isolate DONGOLA chromosome 2, AaraD3, whole genome shotgun sequence, the genomic window GCGCATGACGCGGGCCGGATTGGACAGAATTTCGAAACTCGGTTCCGGCTCCTTCGGCGTTTTGCTCGCCGTCTTGTCCGCTGCCTTGTCCGTGCCGGTCGAAGCAGAGGCAGAGGTGGCGGTAGCATCCTCCCCGCTAGCTGGTGCCGGAGAAGCCGCACCCGAGCTGGCCGATTTGTCCTTCTTCTTGGATTCCTCCTTAACcggcgtggtggtggtggtggtggtagcggtTGGTTTAGCTTCCTCCTTTGCCTTCGCAGTCTCGTCCTTGCTGCCGGACGCATCCTCGTCTACCTCCATCTTCGTTTCCTCCTTCGCACCGCCGTCCTTCGCACCACCATCCTTcgcttccttctttttgtcACCTTCTCGGCGCTTGGCGCGGGCCGCAATCGACAGCACTGCCGTGGTGACCTTTTCGCGCTCTTCACGCTTTTTCTCTTCCAGCGGCGCTGGGTACGCGTACAGCGACGGACGGGCGGCCGATTTGAAGTCAATCTTCGGCATCTTCAGGTCCGAGTTCAGCGCAATGATGCAGGTCGGCGTGAAGGCTAGGGACAGACAGTGCGACAGCGGGAACCAGTACCAGTACTGGGTGAACAGTAGCATGCCCACGACGGCCTGCAGATTCGTGTGGCCGGTGCGCGACTGCAGGCTAACCGTCACGTTACGTCCCCCGGCGTCGATGATTCCCTGCGCCAGGATAGCGCCGAACTTGGCCATCACGTCCTCGTGCTTGTTGGTGATGACCTGGGTGTACAGCTGCCGGAAGAACGTCACCTTCGGGCAGGTCTGGTCGGTGTGCTGGATCAGAATCATGGCGGACGCGATCAGCGCACCCTGGCGCACAAAGTTTACCGGATCGAACTTGGCCATCGGTTCGAGCAGTGCGATCGCTTCGCGCGAGCCCGTGCCGGCGCAGGCAATACCCAGCGCCATGGCAGCGCCATAGCGCACGTGCGGGTTGTACGATTCCGCCAGCAGCGAAACGACCGACGGGCACTGTTCCGGCGAGCGGAACAGAATAAACCCGATGGCCGTTACGGCGGCGCGCCGCACATCGTCGTTCACATCGCTCACCGCCACGTGAAGCAGCTTGCGGATGGCCTGGTTATTGCCCGTTCCGCAGTACGCCATCGCGATCGTGTACATGCCGCTGCGGCGCAGCACCGGATCCTTGTCGTTCGACAGGGACGCCACCAGTGCGTCCGCTTCCTCCAGCCGGGCGTACATCGTGAGCGAAATGCCCACCGCCAAACCGCGCAGAATCTTTTCGTGCTGCGTTTCCTGCGCGTACGAAACCATATCCTCGATCGCTTGCGCATGCTTCGAGCCGAGCATCAGCATGCCCATCGCAATGCCGGCCGCCTCACCCGTCACCGCATCGTCCTGGTACAGGTTGAACTTGAGCTGCTCGTACACATCCTGCCGGTGGGTGCCCATCGCGGCCAGCCCCAGCCCCAGGCAGCCGCCGTGACGGACGTTCTCGTTCTGTGCGTCcttcagctgctgcagcagataGTCGATGATGTTGGCGCCATGGTTCGCGTGGATCAAACCGAGCGCGTACAGACCGCCGCCCTCCGAGTAGCCCGAGCTTGGGCCGCTCTCCTTCGGTAGGTAGCTTTGCATCAGCGCGAGCGAATCCGTCTCGTGTCCCCGGTGAATGACACCGAGCGAGGCGGTCGCCGTGAGCTTGGCCCAGTTCGTTGCCCTCGCCAGCCATTCGAGATTGTCGCGCAAAAACTGATCGCTCGTGGTGCCGCTGTGCATGAACGTGTTCGCGATGACCGTGGCCGTGTGGCAGATCGACAGCCGGACCGATTCCTTCGTCGCGCGCAGAATCTGCAGATCGGCATGGTTGCTGCGGATGAGGAACTGGAGCTGCAGCTCGATCGTCACCTCGCCCGACAGAATGCTGGCCAGCTTTTCGATGTTTTTCTGGTGAGTTTTTTCCGCCTCGTTCAAGCTTTCCAGCGTACGTTCCGCCTTCGGTTCGGTGGCCTCGGTGGCAGTGGTGGCAGTGGCGTCGGTCGTTGTAGTGCCTTGCGGTTTGAAGTTCGAAATCAGGGCCGACGGGATCGGTGCGGTTGCTTTCAGCGCTTGCAGCACCTGGCCCAGGTACTGCTGGGTGGCGGATTCGTACAGATCGAAAGCGATCTGGTACGCCATCAGCACGGACGATTCGCTCTCCTTGGTGAGTCCATCGAGCACCTCGGCGACGGCCAGCGGATCCTCGAGGAAGATCAAACACTGGCACATGTTGACGTAGTCCGGCACGCCCGCGTTGCGGTACAGCTCAACCAAGCACCGCAGGACCGTGTTGCGGAAGGCGCGGTTCTGGATGAAACCCATCGTCACCTGGAACGCGTACGCCAACATACCGGGCACGTCGTCCGCCTTCATGATGGACGCCTCGACAATGTCCATGCGGCGCGTCTCCAGCGCAATGCCGAGCGCCTGCTTGTACTGCCCATCCTCGAGGCAGCGCTGAATCATCCGGTTTACGATCGCCTCCAGCCGCGCGTCGATCGGTTTCGCGACCAGGTTGTTCTCCTCCGCCTCCACCAGGGCCACCCGCAGCTGGGTGTAGTGATCGATGCACTTGGCAATGATCGTGTCCACGTACTCGTTGCGTGCATTCACGTCGAACAGGTCGCCCGCGCCCAGGGCGTACGTGAGCGAGTCCTCGAACGAACCGAGATGGTAGTACACCTTGGAGGCCACCAGTGCCGCCAGCTCGTGATGGGAGAAGCTTTTGTCCTCGTGCAGCATTTCGATCTTTTCGGCCGCCTCCGAGATTTCCGGCCAAAACTCGCCCACAATCATGTTCAGCTTGTTCAGCGCAAATACCTTTAGCTCCGTGACCGGTTCATCCAGCAGGCAGATGATGCCGGCGGCCGAGGTGATGTTCACCATTGTTTTTCCGTTGGCTGTGCGGGCTGCTCGGGACGGGACTTTTACTTGATTCACTATTATCTGCTCGCGCGCTACCACTAGTTTAGGAAATAACACACGAAATGATACGCCGAGAGAGCGCTGTTGATGACTTTCACAAAATTGCTTACAATGGAGGAAAATGCTTCGAATGACAATGACCAAACAACTTCACGCTTGACGGATGTCATTTTAGTGACAGCTTGGCGAAGGCGGTTTGAAATTTAAAGCAGCGTGGTTACGAATGGTCGCGAGGTTCGAAAATGTCATCCAGCCGTTACATTCGAATGTCTTGCTTTTGCCATACCCGGGGGTGCAATTGGTTTCAAAACGCTTCATTTATCTCATCAGCAAATGAATATATTCATTAAAACGTATATTTGATCAGTTTTTTACGTAAAATGTACAGGAAGCTGTGTATTGGAAGAACGAGTTCCATATCCGGATGAGGGCCCCCTGTTTCATTGCCATCAACTCGTAGTccagtggggggggggttcatTGAACTAGCATGTTCCTTTTTTAGACACAACTAGACACACTCGCTTCGGTTGGGTCAGAGCACCAACTTTAGCCACCGAACACGGCATTCCTGAGCCCTTATCATTGATCCTCTATCTTGCTATCTATTTTCGGAGCAGATGTTTCGTTCGAGATAAGGGACAACGATTTGCATGCTTTTTTATTCGTAAcgatatttatatattttctgCAACTTTGCATGCTACATCATGAGTTTTATTAATCCTATCGTTCGTGTGTTTAAGCTTCGTGGAATAACTTAAAATGAACGCAAATATCATCGATACAGAACCATTCTTTATCGTTCTCGAGGgtcagtgcaaaaaaaagaggaatataaaaaatgtgtaaaaatacTACCCTTTTTGTGTCTTCTACTCTCGCAGAACGTAAAAGAAACGGGAAATCTAATCAACTAGCACTCAATTTTTGTGGAAATACTTTAGCTTCTTCTACTAAATCGTACAGAAcaatagttttttgttgttgtttttaaatcaCGCTCCTCACTATCAGTTTACCAATTCCCTTTTGAAAACGccaatattttaacacaccCCACGCCCGTCCCCATGTATTCATGTACACAAACCAAATAAACAACATGCTTTCCACTATCGCACTTGCACCATTGCTGCAGAACAAAGAGCTCACGGCCTTCTCTGACTCGTCCTTGCACCTTCCGTGTTGATGACCTCCAACAAAGGTTTCTGATGAATGGTTATGGTATGGTGCTTGCTTGTGTGCCATTTGTCGGGCTCCATCAATTATGTTGGAGTTAGTACATTACATTCCCCCTCACTCCCCTCTATCGTACGCTTGGCCGATGGACACAGTTATGCATGGCCACCAGAGAAAATTGGGTCGCGGTTTGAACCGCTCGACTTACTTCCGGCTGAGCCACATAAAGGTTTTGAACAGGAAGTAAGCCATCCCTACGCAGTAGATAATTTTCTCGCGCTGCTGTCTTTGTACCGAATCAATCTCGACCGCCAGTAGGCGTCGATTTATTTTAGCCACCTGGCGCCTTAGATGCGTGAGCTCCTCTGAGGGTGTCAAGTTTTCGACACTACCACCGAAGGTTGGTGTTTCTTCGCGCATGCTGAAAGCAGGTGAACAGAACTTGGTTAAACATGCTACATTGGCACTACAGACTGACACTGCACCCTTACCTTCTGGTCAAAGTGAGCTCATTGTTGTACTTTGAAAATGCGGACCGTTTAGACGGTTCCCGGCCGTGCGCTAACGATGGCCGGGAGAAGTAAGCATTGCTGCTGTTCGGATCTTCGATCGATTCGAGCGAAGCCGGCCCATAGTTATCCTCCTGGTGGTTGTCTTTGGCGTTCTCTTCCGGTTCGTCCGAAGCCGACGGAAAGTGATGCTCCGAAAGTGTGATGACGCGGGGCGGCGTCGAAACGCGCACAAACCCCGGATCCTTTGGCAGGATGGAGTTCTCCAGCATTATTTCCCGTGGGGCCGATTTGGTGCCTGATGTAAGAACTGGCGCGATTAGATTACcgtttgttggtggtggtggtggtgcgtgtgTACACGAGGAGAAAAGGAGAAACGTATGTGAAGCAGGATGTATGTTAGTAGT contains:
- the LOC120893511 gene encoding 26S proteasome non-ATPase regulatory subunit 1; this translates as MVNITSAAGIICLLDEPVTELKVFALNKLNMIVGEFWPEISEAAEKIEMLHEDKSFSHHELAALVASKVYYHLGSFEDSLTYALGAGDLFDVNARNEYVDTIIAKCIDHYTQLRVALVEAEENNLVAKPIDARLEAIVNRMIQRCLEDGQYKQALGIALETRRMDIVEASIMKADDVPGMLAYAFQVTMGFIQNRAFRNTVLRCLVELYRNAGVPDYVNMCQCLIFLEDPLAVAEVLDGLTKESESSVLMAYQIAFDLYESATQQYLGQVLQALKATAPIPSALISNFKPQGTTTTDATATTATEATEPKAERTLESLNEAEKTHQKNIEKLASILSGEVTIELQLQFLIRSNHADLQILRATKESVRLSICHTATVIANTFMHSGTTSDQFLRDNLEWLARATNWAKLTATASLGVIHRGHETDSLALMQSYLPKESGPSSGYSEGGGLYALGLIHANHGANIIDYLLQQLKDAQNENVRHGGCLGLGLAAMGTHRQDVYEQLKFNLYQDDAVTGEAAGIAMGMLMLGSKHAQAIEDMVSYAQETQHEKILRGLAVGISLTMYARLEEADALVASLSNDKDPVLRRSGMYTIAMAYCGTGNNQAIRKLLHVAVSDVNDDVRRAAVTAIGFILFRSPEQCPSVVSLLAESYNPHVRYGAAMALGIACAGTGSREAIALLEPMAKFDPVNFVRQGALIASAMILIQHTDQTCPKVTFFRQLYTQVITNKHEDVMAKFGAILAQGIIDAGGRNVTVSLQSRTGHTNLQAVVGMLLFTQYWYWFPLSHCLSLAFTPTCIIALNSDLKMPKIDFKSAARPSLYAYPAPLEEKKREEREKVTTAVLSIAARAKRREGDKKKEAKDGGAKDGGAKEETKMEVDEDASGSKDETAKAKEEAKPTATTTTTTTPVKEESKKKDKSASSGAASPAPASGEDATATSASASTGTDKAADKTASKTPKEPEPSFEILSNPARVMRQQLKVISIAEGTAYTPLKDVAIGGIIMMNHTAGGEQVLVEPVAACGPKNDDLKEPEAPEPFEYVEDDA
- the LOC120896056 gene encoding transport and Golgi organization protein 11 isoform X1, translated to MARSISPGGYSNYDDDAMFQNAAFTHDISEQMRVPKRIRATGDYYDDQDLLPNGNGEINSWNYHNKIDMTVPDRIVVLGQDQHLVLTSGTKSAPREIMLENSILPKDPGFVRVSTPPRVITLSEHHFPSASDEPEENAKDNHQEDNYGPASLESIEDPNSSNAYFSRPSLAHGREPSKRSAFSKYNNELTLTRSMREETPTFGGSVENLTPSEELTHLRRQVAKINRRLLAVEIDSVQRQQREKIIYCVGMAYFLFKTFMWLSRK
- the LOC120896056 gene encoding transport and Golgi organization protein 11 isoform X2 translates to MARSISPGGYSNYDDDAMFQNAAFTHDISEQMRVPKRIRATGDYYDDQDLLPNGNGEINSWNYHNKIDMTVPDRIVVLGQDQHLGTKSAPREIMLENSILPKDPGFVRVSTPPRVITLSEHHFPSASDEPEENAKDNHQEDNYGPASLESIEDPNSSNAYFSRPSLAHGREPSKRSAFSKYNNELTLTRSMREETPTFGGSVENLTPSEELTHLRRQVAKINRRLLAVEIDSVQRQQREKIIYCVGMAYFLFKTFMWLSRK